In one Nocardia tengchongensis genomic region, the following are encoded:
- a CDS encoding YbjN domain-containing protein yields MSEAERDWTPRPHASSGGLNDETARATAQLIDETLREREIEYSREAPDLFVVVLPGERKLKTVIGVNVGKHGVRLESFVCRKPDENFEGVYKFLLRRNRRLYGVAYTIDRVGDIYLVGRMSNDRVTPDELDRWLGQILEAVDADFNTLLELGFAESIRKEWKWRVSRGESLKNLRAFEHLVDSADQP; encoded by the coding sequence ATGAGTGAGGCCGAGCGCGACTGGACGCCGCGCCCGCACGCCAGCAGCGGCGGTCTGAACGACGAAACCGCCCGTGCCACGGCACAACTCATCGACGAGACGCTGCGCGAACGCGAGATCGAGTACTCCCGCGAGGCCCCCGACCTGTTCGTGGTGGTGCTGCCCGGGGAACGCAAGCTCAAGACCGTCATCGGCGTCAACGTCGGCAAGCACGGCGTGCGCCTGGAGTCCTTCGTCTGCCGCAAGCCCGACGAGAACTTCGAGGGCGTCTACAAATTCCTGCTCCGCCGCAACCGCCGCCTCTACGGCGTGGCCTACACCATCGACCGGGTCGGCGACATCTACCTGGTCGGGCGCATGTCCAACGACCGCGTCACCCCCGACGAACTCGACCGCTGGCTGGGCCAGATCCTCGAGGCCGTCGACGCCGACTTCAACACCCTGCTCGAACTCGGCTTCGCCGAATCCATTCGCAAGGAATGGAAATGGCGGGTGTCGCGCGGCGAATCGCTGAAGAACCTCCGCGCCTTCGAACACCTCGTCGACAGCGCCGACCAGCCGTAG
- a CDS encoding phosphoglyceromutase, with the protein MTYTLVLLRHGESEWNALNLFTGWVDVRLTDKGVAEGKRAGELLAEHGILPDIVYTSLLRRAISTANNALDACDRHWIPVVRDWRLNERHYGALQGKNKAEIKEQYGNDQFMLWRRSYDTPPPPIEVDSEYSQDGDPRYAGIEVPATECLKDVVARMVPYWEDTIANDVRGGKTVLVAAHGNSLRALVKHLENISDEEIAELNIPTGIPLKYELDENLRPIGPGVYLDPEAAAAGAAAVANQGGK; encoded by the coding sequence ATGACGTACACCCTCGTGCTTCTGCGCCACGGCGAGAGCGAATGGAATGCCCTCAACCTGTTCACCGGCTGGGTGGACGTTCGCCTCACCGACAAGGGTGTCGCCGAAGGCAAGCGCGCCGGCGAACTGCTCGCCGAGCACGGGATTCTGCCCGACATCGTCTACACCTCGCTGCTGCGCCGCGCGATCAGCACCGCCAACAACGCCCTCGACGCCTGCGACCGGCACTGGATTCCGGTGGTCCGCGACTGGCGTCTGAACGAGCGCCACTACGGCGCCCTGCAGGGCAAGAACAAGGCGGAGATCAAGGAGCAGTACGGCAACGACCAGTTCATGCTGTGGCGCCGCAGCTACGACACCCCGCCGCCGCCGATCGAGGTCGACAGCGAATACAGCCAGGACGGCGACCCGCGCTACGCGGGCATCGAGGTCCCGGCCACCGAGTGCCTCAAGGACGTCGTCGCCCGCATGGTCCCGTACTGGGAGGACACCATCGCCAACGATGTTCGCGGCGGCAAGACCGTTCTCGTTGCCGCGCACGGTAATTCGCTGCGCGCGCTGGTGAAGCACCTGGAGAACATCTCCGACGAGGAGATCGCCGAACTCAACATTCCCACCGGCATTCCGCTCAAGTACGAGCTGGACGAGAACCTGCGCCCCATCGGCCCGGGCGTCTACCTGGACCCGGAGGCCGCCGCGGCCGGCGCCGCCGCCGTCGCGAACCAGGGCGGAAAATAG
- a CDS encoding CocE/NonD family hydrolase, which yields MKHALRATVLAATAALLLPLTGITADAITPTGPDGGAAGVAWTNTQDGAQQYPNVFIEWDVPITMSDGTVLKGNVYHPADAAGRPIDAPTPTVLNMTPYTKLVSNVADSAFSIPGLSDALLNVFRNIHLDGTPLTGFGELLNAAGNGELRNFSVDRQLIKSGYTQVVVDVRGTGFSQGEWDMLRGREQQDTIETIDWASKQRWSNGRIGMSGLSYSAINQVQAAEKQPPALKAIFPIVPGSDLIDDVLAPGGGFGFNFIPLWLSAINGLKWVPDLASIAAGSFDFKWLQDRVDDPFGYLDVLMSAYTSTTMDGLDPRVKDMLNGLTQDRQEWLGDPSRIQIPTFVTGGWHDLFTYSESKIYNQIPLPPGQKQLLMGNTYHVTSGADVNRVGAPPRLDVLQRAWFDKWLKGIDNGIDQYGPVTLKTQGGGWDTQGGFGPTAPASEAAEYRRMYFSAQSSGAANSLHDGSLTAAANGDADRLTVAPGLTTVCSNDAAQASAGILNLIDGCSKDSRVAETNALTFTSARVAEATTISGPIAVHLNTVQDAADGYWTVTVNDVAPDGQSTVLTSGELMASLRQVDEARSTRSPNGDYTDPRAFTSLDKRQETVPGEATTLDIALGGTQAVLQPGHRLRVDVFAGNFPKGLPILPMLIDTGLKPQHLQLDADRPSFVNIPVRGNTGW from the coding sequence ATGAAGCACGCGCTACGGGCCACGGTGTTAGCCGCCACGGCCGCTCTGCTCCTCCCTTTGACCGGCATCACAGCCGATGCCATCACCCCCACCGGACCCGACGGCGGCGCCGCCGGAGTCGCGTGGACCAACACCCAGGACGGGGCACAGCAGTACCCCAACGTCTTCATCGAGTGGGACGTCCCGATCACCATGAGTGACGGAACCGTCCTCAAGGGCAACGTCTACCACCCGGCCGACGCCGCGGGCCGTCCCATCGACGCCCCGACGCCGACCGTGCTCAACATGACGCCCTACACCAAGCTGGTGTCGAACGTCGCCGACAGCGCCTTCTCCATCCCCGGCCTGTCCGACGCGCTCCTCAACGTCTTCCGCAACATCCACCTCGACGGCACTCCGCTCACCGGCTTCGGTGAACTGCTGAACGCGGCGGGCAACGGCGAACTCCGCAACTTCTCCGTCGACCGCCAGCTCATCAAGTCCGGCTACACGCAGGTCGTCGTGGACGTGCGCGGCACCGGATTCTCGCAGGGCGAATGGGACATGCTGCGCGGCCGCGAACAGCAGGACACCATCGAGACCATCGACTGGGCGTCCAAGCAGCGCTGGTCCAACGGCCGCATCGGCATGAGCGGCCTGTCCTACAGCGCCATCAACCAGGTGCAGGCCGCCGAGAAGCAGCCGCCCGCGCTGAAGGCCATCTTCCCGATCGTGCCCGGCAGCGACCTCATCGACGACGTGCTCGCGCCCGGCGGCGGCTTCGGCTTCAACTTCATTCCGCTGTGGCTGTCCGCCATCAACGGCCTCAAGTGGGTGCCGGACCTGGCCTCGATCGCCGCGGGCAGCTTCGACTTCAAGTGGCTGCAGGATCGCGTCGACGATCCCTTCGGCTACCTCGACGTGCTCATGTCGGCCTACACCTCCACCACCATGGACGGCCTCGACCCGCGCGTGAAGGACATGCTCAACGGCCTCACCCAGGACCGTCAGGAATGGCTGGGCGACCCGAGCAGGATTCAGATCCCGACCTTCGTGACCGGCGGCTGGCACGACCTGTTCACCTACTCGGAATCCAAGATCTACAACCAGATTCCGCTGCCACCCGGCCAGAAGCAGCTGCTCATGGGCAACACCTACCACGTCACCTCCGGCGCGGACGTCAACCGCGTGGGCGCACCGCCGCGCCTGGACGTGCTGCAGCGCGCCTGGTTCGACAAGTGGCTCAAGGGCATCGACAACGGCATCGACCAGTACGGTCCGGTGACGCTCAAGACGCAGGGCGGCGGCTGGGACACCCAGGGCGGATTCGGGCCCACCGCACCGGCTTCCGAGGCGGCCGAATACCGGCGCATGTACTTCTCCGCGCAGTCCTCCGGCGCCGCGAACAGCCTGCACGACGGCTCGCTCACCGCGGCCGCCAACGGCGACGCCGACCGGCTCACCGTCGCGCCCGGCCTGACCACCGTCTGCTCCAACGACGCCGCCCAGGCCAGCGCGGGCATCCTGAACCTGATCGACGGCTGCTCCAAGGACTCCCGGGTCGCCGAGACCAACGCGCTCACCTTCACCAGCGCGCGGGTCGCCGAGGCCACCACCATCTCGGGCCCGATCGCGGTGCACCTCAACACCGTTCAGGACGCCGCCGACGGCTACTGGACCGTCACCGTCAACGACGTCGCCCCCGACGGCCAGTCCACCGTGCTCACCTCCGGCGAGCTCATGGCCTCGCTGCGCCAGGTCGACGAGGCCCGCAGCACCCGGTCCCCGAACGGCGACTACACCGACCCGCGCGCCTTCACCTCCCTGGACAAGCGCCAGGAGACCGTGCCCGGTGAGGCCACCACCCTCGACATCGCGCTCGGCGGCACCCAGGCCGTCCTGCAGCCCGGACACCGGCTGCGCGTGGACGTCTTCGCCGGCAACTTCCCCAAGGGCCTGCCCATCCTGCCCATGCTCATCGACACCGGCCTGAAGCCGCAGCACCTGCAGCTCGACGCCGACCGTCCGAGCTTCGTGAACATCCCGGTCCGAGGCA